A part of Pseudoliparis swirei isolate HS2019 ecotype Mariana Trench chromosome 8, NWPU_hadal_v1, whole genome shotgun sequence genomic DNA contains:
- the LOC130197613 gene encoding uncharacterized protein LOC130197613 encodes MLHPQVYAPSAPYQNYNQNPTQTRRFHLPHTAPVRETVNSEVQTDPTRRRAGGYGEERQVFSTDSGGGTACSSPSPLSSASKKRVSANDKPVKGSSPRCVDVVPPAGLKTVQERIRASLEKRQRHKDAVRQDGARCSVWSASSADSMAPVCSSSQQEEDVVHERLESVPDILLSWGDGTPTQATAPTQATAPDEPPQKDVGAAVERQFVYQSPAGATKGPAADNDVFADDADGTSSSRDGANLFKIRKMRDAHDERKAESTSDTGVVGSGGHCSPYRDERLRSLKSSDELFEDEPENGDETNPHEDAAEDTADITTDVTPYPSSLNSGRMKRKMNESVWSVESLAPFIPSQEWLLQNCVFEPQVIFEMTEEAENGRPSTPDDPTVTAAKGRRPTSNDSWLMFSTPAEKPSPPTNLEVETEMEASETRRPKSGQNIVPSEKGSFTSPTRPPPCKIVSSPSSEEDVDRNGSSEPEASRSPNQDSLVLDEQRVKTPCCSQPEETLPLKSAAGGESSPPMSVQNRADTEAEHDAGGNDSQPQDRRLCVPMADPKMAEVSPTRGQLVDCGIQCTQLKDCDCQERARQEWKCTDKKTIGGQADGFGMKGRMPKKQKKNHWRNKGQDKQSSQQEADYGKPQGGNGRNQRF; translated from the exons ATGCTGCACCCCCAGGTGTACGCTCCCAGCGCACCCTACCAGAACTATAACCAGAACCCTACCCAGACCCGCAGATTCCACCTGCCGCACACTGCCCCCGTTCGAGAAACGGTGAACTCCGAGGTCCAAACGGACCCGACGCGGAGACGCGCCGGAGGCTACGGCGAGGAGCGCCAAGTCTTCAGCACAGATTCTGGGGGTGGAACCGCCTGCAGCTCTCCGTCGCCCTTGAGCTCCGCCTCCAAAAAACGTGTCTCCGCAAACGACAAACCGGTCAAGGGGAGCAGCCCGCGCTGCGTCGACGTCGTGCCGCCGGCGGGATTGAAGACGGTCCAAGAGCGCATCAGAGCGTCTCTGGAGAAGCGGCAACGCCACAAGGACGCCGTCCGTCAGGACGGCGCTCGCTGCAGCGTGTGGTCGGCGAGTTCCGCGGACAGCATGGCTCCCGTGTGCAGCTCGTCTCAACAAGAGGAGGACGTCGTCCACGAGAGACTCGAGTCTGTTCCCGACATCCTGTTGAGTTGGGGAGACGGCACGCCGACGCAGGCCACCGCGCCGACGCAGGCCACCGCGCCGGACGAGCCGCCTCAAAAGGACGTTGGAGCCGCAGTAGAGCGACAGTTTGTTTACCAGAGTCCGGCTGGGGCCACAAAGGGTCCGGCGGCGGATAACGATGTGTTTGCTGATGATGCTGACGGCACCTCGAGCTCGAGGGACGGTGCAAACCTGTTCAAGATCCGCAAAATGAGAGACGCTCACGATGAGCGAAAGGCAGAGTCCACGAGTGATACGGGCGTGGTTGGCTCTGGTGGCCATTGCTCGCCTTACAGAGATGAACGGCTGCGCTCACTAAAGTCTTCCGATGAACTCTTTGAGGACGAGCCGGAAAACGGGGACGAGACGAATCCGCACGAAGACGCTGCAGAAGACACTGCAGACATCACTACAGACGTCACGCCCTACCCCTCGTCTTTAAACAGCGGTCGGATGAAGAGGAAAATGAACGAGTCCGTTTGGTCCGTGGAGTCTCTGGCACCCTTCATCCCCAGTCAAGAGTGGCTTCTGCAGAACTGCGTGTTCGAGCCTCAAGTCATCTTTGAGATGACGGAAGAAGCTGAAAACGGTCGACCGTCCACCCCGGACGACCCAACGGTCACGGCTGCCAAAGGGCGAAGGCCGACTTCCAACGACAGCTGGCTCATGTTCAGCACCCCCGCCGAGAAGCCGAGTCCCCCAACGAACCTAGAAGTAGAGACTGAAATGGAAGCATCTGAAACGAGGAGACCAAAGTCGGGTCAGAACATTGTTCCTTCAGAAAAGGGTTCCTTCACTTCCCCGACTCGCCCGCCACCCTGCAAAATagtctcatctccttcctctgagGAGGACGTGGATAGGAATGGGTCTTCTGAACCCGAGGCTAGTCGAAGCCCAAACCAGGACTCGCTCGTTCTCGATGAGCAGCGGGTGAAGACCCCCTGCTGCTCCCAGCCGGAGGAAACGCTCCCCTTGAAGTCTGCGGCTGGAGGGGAGAGCTCCCCCCCGATGAGCGTCCAGAACCGAGCGGACACGGAGGCGGAGCATGACGCGGGCGGGAACGACAGCCAGCCGCAAGACCGGAGACTGTGCGTCCCGATGGCCGACCCGAAGATGGCCGAAGTGTCTCCGACGAGGGGACAGTTGGTGGACTGCGGCATCCAGTGCACCCAGCTGAAGGACTGCGACTGCCAGGAGAGGGCGAGGCAGGAGTGGAAATGCACAG ATAAGAAGACGATTGGTGGCCAGGCTGACGGATTCGGCATGAAGGGACGAATGCcgaaaaaacagaagaagaatcaTTGGAGGAACAAAGGTCAAG ACAAGCAAAGCAGCCAGCAGGAGGCCGACTACGGGAAGCCCCAAG gtGGAAATGGGAGGAACCAGCGGTTCTGA